TGCGCGCCGCCCTGGAGGCGGCCGCCGTGACGCGCGGCATGCCGGTGATCCGGCGAGCGGAGACGGCCGCGCCACCCTGGGGCGAGGGCCCGCGGGCGACCGGTTCGAGCGGCGACGAGGCACTCGCGGGCGCGGAGAGGGGTACGGCCCAGGTACCGAGGGGCTCGCCCGTCACCGTGGTGGTGCGGCGGGGCGCGGTCACCGTTACGTGGCAGGGCGTGTCGCTCGAGCCAGCCGGGATCGGGGAGCCGATCGAGGTGCGCAACCCCGTGTCAGGAGCGGTCGTGCGGGCGGTGCTGATGGCAACGGGGCTGGCGGTGGTCGAGGGGACGGCAGGGCCGTGATGCGAGGAGGCGTGGAGATGGGCCGAGTCCCTGGGCGTTTGGTAGCGGGTCTGGTCCTGGCGGCCGCGCTGGTCTGGGGGAGCGCGACGGAGGTGGCGGCCGAGTCCCTGTGGGCCAAGGCACAGGAGACCCAGGCGGGCTTCGCTGGAGGTCTGTACGCCGACGCCAGGGCCCGTCGGGTCGGGGACCTGGTGACCATCATCATCGTGGAGCGCGCCGAGGCGACCTCGGCCGCGTCGACAGGGAGCGAGCGCGAGGGTTCCCTCAAGATCGGCCCCGGCCAAGGGTTGCTGGACTTCATCCCCCTACTGGGGGCAGCGGGGGGCAGCTCGTTCGACGGGAGCGGGCGCACGGTACGAAGCGGCAGCGTCAAGGCGCAGATGACTGCCCGGGTGGTCGAGGTGCTCCCCGGGGGTGCCCTGCGGCTGGAGGGGCGGCAGACCATCGTCATCAACGCGGAGCAGCAGGAGATCGTGCTGACCGGCATCGTGCGACCCGAGGATATTTCCCGGGAAAACACGGTCCTGTCGACCTACGTGGCGGACGCCCAGATCGTGGTGCGGGGCACGGGGGCCTTAGGGGCGCAGCAGAAGCCGGGCATCCTGACCCGCATCTTCGACTGGCTCTTCTGAGGTGGGAGCGGTCATGGCGATCGAGATGATGGCACGACGAGGCGGAGGGATTGGCGCCCTGGTGCTCTCGGTGCTGGCGGGGTGGGCGGCCGGCGCCCTGGCCCAGCCCGCAGGCACGGTTGCCCCGCTTGCGACGCCGACGGTGCGGATCGCGGACCTCGCCCGATTGGAGGGGCTTCGCCCCAACCAGCTGGTGGGCCTGGGGCTCGTCGTGGGTCTGGAGGGGACCGGCGACAGCCGGGGCGTCTCCGTCCAGATGGTCGCCAACATGCTGCGCAACTTCGGTCTGGCCGTGGATCCCGGCCAGCTGCGGGCGCGTAACGTGGCCGCCGTCATGGTGACAGCACTGTTGCCGTCGCTGGCCCGCCCCGGTGACCGGGTCGACGTGACGGTCTCTTCCATGGGGGACGCCCGCAGCCTGGCAGGGGGCGTCCTGCTCCAGACGCCTCTCCAGGGTGCGGATGGCGAGGTCTACGCGGTGGCCCAGGGGCCGCTGGTGGTCGGCGGTAGTACGGCCCGCACCGTGACGGCACAGCGAGTGCATCCCACCGTCGCGAGCATTCCTCGGGGGGCCATCGTCGAACGGGCGGTGCCGGCGGCGGTGGCCGAGGAGGGGATGGTGCGCCTCGTCCTCTACCAGCCCGATTTCACCACCGCGGCCCGCATGGTGGATGCCATCAACCAGGAGCTGGGAGCACCGCTGGCCTTCACCCTGGATGGTGCCGTCGTGACGGTGCGGCTGCCACGCGAGTATCAGCAGGATCCAGCCCTCCTGGTGGCGCGGCTCGAGCAGCTGTCGGTGACGCCGTCGGCGCCGGCGAAGGTGGTCATCAACGAGCGTAGCGGTACGGTGGTGCTGGGGCATCAGGTGCGGATCGCCCCCGTGGCCGTCGCCCACGCGGGCATACGCGTGGAGGTGGGAACCACGGCCCCCGACGGACTCGACACAACCCTGGGCGCGCTGCCGGGCATCGGGGAGCCCCCAGCGGGTCACGCTGCGCTGGTGCAGGCCGGGGCCAGCGTCGCCGAGCTGGTCGATGCGCTCAACGCGTCGGGGCTGTCGCCGAGGGATGTCATCGCCATCCTGGAGGCCATCCGGGCGGCGGGTGCGCTGTACGCCGAGCTGGAGGTGCTGTGACGGTGGCGGAGATGACGGCCTCCCCGGCGGCGCTCCCCGCGACGGCCGGTCCAGCGCTGACCGGACGGTCCGCCCCGTCAGGGTCGACCGGGAGCTTTCGAACGATCCTCCAGGAGGCCCGGGCCGCCGTCCCGGCTGCACCCGTGCCGGCACCCTGGGCGGTGCCGCCGGAGAGCCGGGCGCTGGAGGGCGACGCCGGGCTGCGCTGGGCGGCCGGGCAGATGGAGGCGTGGCTCTGGTCCCACCTGCTGCAGCAAGCCCTCAAGCCCGGGGAGGGCGGCCTCTTCGGCGCGGGCACGGCTGGGCAGGTGTACGGCGAGTGGTTTTGTCAGGCCACGGCGACACTGCTGGTGGACGCAGGACCGGGTCGCCTGGCGCGACTGCTGGTCGAAGAGTTTTCGAGCGCGTTGACAGGAGACCACGATCCAGAGGGGAATAGAGGGGAAGCCAGGGGGGTGGGCGATCCCGTCCGCGTCTAGGTCACCCCCCGGCGCCGAAGGGACTGCTGCCTTGGTGAGAGGG
This genomic interval from Limnochorda sp. LNt contains the following:
- a CDS encoding flagellar basal body P-ring protein FlgI, with translation MAIEMMARRGGGIGALVLSVLAGWAAGALAQPAGTVAPLATPTVRIADLARLEGLRPNQLVGLGLVVGLEGTGDSRGVSVQMVANMLRNFGLAVDPGQLRARNVAAVMVTALLPSLARPGDRVDVTVSSMGDARSLAGGVLLQTPLQGADGEVYAVAQGPLVVGGSTARTVTAQRVHPTVASIPRGAIVERAVPAAVAEEGMVRLVLYQPDFTTAARMVDAINQELGAPLAFTLDGAVVTVRLPREYQQDPALLVARLEQLSVTPSAPAKVVINERSGTVVLGHQVRIAPVAVAHAGIRVEVGTTAPDGLDTTLGALPGIGEPPAGHAALVQAGASVAELVDALNASGLSPRDVIAILEAIRAAGALYAELEVL
- a CDS encoding flagellar basal body L-ring protein FlgH; protein product: MVAGLVLAAALVWGSATEVAAESLWAKAQETQAGFAGGLYADARARRVGDLVTIIIVERAEATSAASTGSEREGSLKIGPGQGLLDFIPLLGAAGGSSFDGSGRTVRSGSVKAQMTARVVEVLPGGALRLEGRQTIVINAEQQEIVLTGIVRPEDISRENTVLSTYVADAQIVVRGTGALGAQQKPGILTRIFDWLF